In one window of Brassica rapa cultivar Chiifu-401-42 chromosome A07, CAAS_Brap_v3.01, whole genome shotgun sequence DNA:
- the LOC103844330 gene encoding uncharacterized protein LOC103844330, translating to MAKAMEFWVGEMKKMGEKINRSRNPLMQKKKSTSSVVSEQQQGVEERRLTQKVREKDEAATMSEITVCLLMDRFVPW from the coding sequence atggcaAAAGCTATGGAGTTCTGGGTGGGAGAGATGAAAAAGATGGGTGAGAAGATAAACCGTAGTAGAAACCCATTGATGCAAAAGAAGAAGAGTACATCTTCTGTTGTGTCTGAACAACAGCAAGGAGTAGAAGAAAGAAGGCTTACACAAAAGGTAAGAGAGAAAGATGAAGCTGCAACCATGTCTGAGATCACTGTGTGTCTTCTCATGGACCGTTTTGTTCCATGGTGA
- the LOC103844331 gene encoding serine/threonine-protein kinase SMG1: protein MMQGFHHQQQQQLISLLSAALPTNNPSSSSSDPVAPPSTSAAAAAAAASTNASSPFKSKKPKKTKKKIASAPLGPRDSKPERNLDSARLAALKSLHRAITYPPNSILIANSASYLCSGLWQLLSDKSYDVRQASVSAYGALCAIVCSIPIEFIGRQSLLMLVDSFIDWALPLIRDVSVQDGSTVLALESVREFLSVGDVHVIDRYALPILDACKSLLEDERTSIPLLNQALGVLFLISSKFFILFHPHFLDIVDMLLGWALLQDQPDSDRQIVLDSFLQFQKHWVGNLDFSVGLLSKFLGDMDVLLSDGSEGTPEQFHRLLALLSCFLAILRSTASGLLENNLLYKMDEPLSQMIPRLLGFLSTMGQRFGWAKWIEDLWKCLTLLAEILREKFSTYYFPSLEMLFKSLEQNDNVNVAVHGKMTTSQIHGTLKTNLQLLSLQKQGLLSSCVPKLLCFESPLSRLRLHQNRLVTAGSSDTYIFLLQHESEEIIQQAMELLMNELELLKTVLVDSSGSENKTFDVTAYEAFSKNELLAMINFDMKVLLSCVSLGGRKSLSDVPKIAALYLKRSEKLISFVFEKLNPFESYVDACSELQVSIMRMLECLAAVELLSNCSVLIQPGSKLLKETNYGKTPVKHTFFTMVVEHLRKYSLTMVKALRFSSPLDVKLASLEWIQKFCENLMAISKNLNMGAYFCETFPYAGAVRDIIMAVLDAAFDSEPKVRSLSAKVLELLLVVKLIHPISFYSLAEILLEKIGDPDTSIKNAFIKLLSHLLPATQYVCGMHSEVEHMALRPEVLMLGNGYLHWKQVFALKQPDHHFQSQQLVSVLNYVSQRWKVPFSSWIQGLINAFQGTKDTDDGHPDENLIKNGWLAIKAEKGSIEGICLANNLAGAWWAVHEAARFCVSTRLRTNFGGPTQTFAVLERMLLDITTVLQVDSEQNVVGSSGAHLLPMRLLLDFVEALKKNVYNAYEGTAVLSSAPQQSVLFFRANRKVCEEWFSRISEPMMNAGISLQSHNATVEYCTLRLEELKSRAILVKKEKFKVQAQITSDISGILRKMSLALSQNHDTHALLGVNKWVSMNLAPLVAEESDNQKRSDELTLFPWITGLIYQSDGRYEKAAAYFAHLLEEEDCLSSMGSDDIHFVIERIIESYAALSDWKSLDSWLLELQALRARHAGKSFSGSLTATGNEMNAIRALARFDEGDIQGAWACLDLTPKTSAEPSLNPKLALQRSEQMLLQAMLFQAEGSIQKVSHTLQKARSMLDETSLALSFDGLSETAPYATQLHCLYAFEESHQMRESEPKQKHNNLMLSSCVWSMQSMINRIHRDCSPWLKVLRTYRTISPTAWVTLKLCMDLFGFARKQGNFLLANHLKVYLNDHVSSCDEVKLRDFLISNLQYQGALLMYEENKIQDAVVDLWSFVQPEVTALHPVCLDTGVSFLKAKACLKLATWLKGDASSLDLEKVVFKISADFNRTEIPSSVSSEPLVYESSKPSIKAISEEMIGTVTKVSTQLCSAMGKSWISYASWCFRQATESFSKSNESTIHTSFSSRILAQELQPGTFRLTEDETQSVESIVMQFLQNDESTDLTNIGQDGNHHTTTADHSEARMKALQKQVIETIENAAAAPGGEGCDWDSLSVHLASQLTDTLLCAKENGEDTDIAPIVKRLIEVWWSLRKRRVSLFGHSALGFTQYLRYSSKNLRTSEFTGVDYDPLNKKAGSHTLRSTLYILHILLNYGVELKDTLRHALSMVPLEPWQEVTPQLFARLSSHPEEVVRKEIEGLLIMLAKLCPWSIVYPTLVDVNACDEKPSEELLHVKACLAELYPRLIQDVQLMLNELGNVTVLWEELWLSTLQDLHMDVIRRINLLKEEAARVSENVTLSQSEKNDINAARYSAMMAPIVVALERRLASTSRKPVTPHEVWFYEEYIERLNSAILTFKTPPSPAALGEVWRPFDSIATSLASHQKKSSISLKEVAPSLSLLSSCNIPMPGLEKQPTLSESDTSLQGIVTVSSLSDHVTILPTKTRPKKLIMIGSDGKKYIYLLKGREDLRLDARIMQLLQAINTFFCSSRATDGGTIGIRYYSVTPISGRAGLIQWVDNVISIYSIFRSWQTRAKLSQMPPSAPGSAKSPDLPPVPRPSDMFYGKMIPALKDKGIRRVISRRDWPHDVKRQVQLDLMKEVPKQLLHRELWCASEGFKAFATKFKRYSGSVAAMSIVGHMLGLGDRHLDNILMDFCSGDVVHIDYNVCFDKGQRLEVPEIVPFRLTQTMEAALGLTGVEGTFRANCEAVLGVLRQNKDTLLMLMEVFVWDPLVEWTRGNSHDDAAIGGEERKDMEVAVSLSLFSSRVQEIRVRLQEHHDLLLAALPAVELSLERFSKVLNQYEIASSVFLQADQERSKLSLRETSAKTTVAEATCNLENIRASFEIQAQEFSRAKALVSEKAQETAVWMEQRGKILGALRRDMIPEITAPTVLTDILGSLSLTSAVLVAGVRLTVVPEPTQAQCNNIDKEISLLVNDLSDGLSSALAALQTYSLALQRILPLNYHTTSQVYDWAQVLQLAARALSTDILSLAKRQAGEQYAKVHGDDSQSVRNCYDDLWRKVEKYADDVKKLEEEYAELEASSGTGPESKAKNRLFYGLINYMQSPGFVESTNAGLSDKYEAAKRVNLQDSGKRTLKDSGERTLKALDLLHTSISSLYDRSKEKVHYILNASTERNDLNESLVSESRSLSTNLEAQIEMCMIVVDFLNEVKHYAGQEISSVGESLAGSAHRVEENWALIFHRTLLSSKTLIAQMTDVVVPDVLKTYLLSNSDLMDAFGLISQVRGSIDTALEQLVEIKVERDSLVELEQDYLKKIGHITEGQLALEKAALKSREHLSWEEVEEFASQGEACRTQLDQLKQSWGQRLSLLVKKEEQVKNALVSAEKQFRLLTNADECKKLNNLRISGILVELVKPFRELEQLDKKLSSLSSSAVSMSDLLPALGNLLSCEQSPAESIWRFRNVLNDHSFFIWKVGIIYSFLDSCIHDATLSVDQTLGFEQLILFIKKKFEFQLQERVDCYLAGSVAPAFLSQMDKENERLKHFSEERSTTEDQVKPEYSHLKQVHTMLEEYCNAHETTIAAKSAASRKKKQVKDITDALRRTSLDIVQMEWMNDATLTPSQNIRTSLQQVFVSDDKFYSSFLDLNRAKLLETIRSAIPQITRSIERLQACEKNSIAAEGQLERAIGWACGGSSSVAAGNSSAKMSGIPTEFHDHLSRRRQLLWDARERASNVAKICMSLLEFEASRDGIFRNPCEALEGDPRIRGDSRAWQKTYMNLVARLEVTYQSFTHVEQEWKLAQSTLEAASTGLYSATNELSIASVKAKSASGDLQSTILSVRDCTHEVSVALASFLRASRGHTALTTETGALLKEVLATTGDLHDVHSLGKEAATLHRSLVDDLSKANAILVPLDSTLSKDNALIAEVLARESETDIEVSSIHGQAIYQSYGEKIGEIYQNIRPLVPSVASSVKGLYPMLTRLAQIASEQSEVQSDVIASPPTRTHTRTTRGKNAYALSVLKSMEIKIDGRNIADNREVSVPEQVDYLIKQATSVDNLCNMYEGWTPWI, encoded by the exons ATGATGCAAGGCTTCCACCATCAGCAGCAACAGCAGCTGATTTCTCTTCTCTCGGCAGCTTTACCAACTAAtaacccctcttcctcttcctcggACCCCGTCGCTCCTCcatcaacctctgctgctgctgctgctgctgctgctagtACCAATGCTTCATCTCCCTTCAAAAGCAAGAAACCTAAAAAGACCAAAAAGAAGATTGCTTCAGCTCCTTTGGGGCCAAGAGATAGCAAACCGGAGAGGAACCTCGATTCGGCTCGTCTCGCCGCCTTGAAGTCTCTCCACAGAGCTATTACTTACCCTCCCAACTCCATCCTCATCGCTAATTCTGCTTCCTATCTTTGCTCTGGTCTCTGGCAACTTCTCTCTGACAA GTCTTATGATGTGAGGCAAGCTAGTGTTTCTGCATACGGAGCTCTTTGTGCTATTGTCTGCTCTATTCCTATAGAATTCATTGGAAGACAGAGCCTTTTGATGCTGGTTGATAGCTTCATTGATTGGGCATTGCCATTGATTAGGGATGTTAGTGTTCAAGATGGGAGCACTGTTCTTGCACTTGAGAGTGTCAGGGAGTTTCTTTCCGTTGGGGATGTTCATGTGATAGATAGGTATGCTTTGCCCATCCTTGACGCATGCAAGTCTCTTCTTGAAGATGAGAGAACTTCTATTCCTTTGTTGAATCAGGCTCTGGGTGTTCTTTTCTTGATCTCTTccaagttttttattttgttccatcCTCACTTTCTTGACATTGTTGATATGTTGCTTGGTTGGGCGTTATTACAAGACCAACCCGACTCTGATAGGCAGATTGTCCTCGATAGCTTCTTGCAGTTTCAGAAACATTGGGTGGGTAATTTAGACTTCTCGGTTGGATTGTTATCTAAGTTTCTTGGTGACATGGATGTATTACTTAGTGATGGTAGTGAAGGAACCCCGGAACAGTTTCACAGGCTGCTTGCTTTGCTTTCTTGTTTCTTAGCGATCTTGCGCTCCACTGCTTCTGGGTTACTAGAGAACAATCTGCTTTATAAGATGGACGAACCTCTGAGCCAAATGATTCCTCGGCTGTTGGGTTTCTTATCTACTATGGGGCAGCGGTTTGGATGGGCAAAATGGATTGAAGATCTATGGAAGTGTTTGACTCTTCTGGCTGAAATATTGCGCGAGAAGTTTTCGACATACTATTTTCCTTCTCTTGAAATGTTATTCAAGAGCTTAGAGCAAAATGATAATGTGAATGTTGCTGTTCATGGCAAGATGACAACTTCTCAGATCCATGGGACCTTGAAAACTAATCTTCAGCTACTGTCCCTACAGAAGCAAGGCCTCCTCTCTTCATGTGTGCCGAAGTTGCTCTGCTTCGAATCTCCACTATCTCGGCTGCGATTGCACCAAAATCGTTTAGTTACCGCAGGCTCTTCTGACACATACATATTCTTGCTTCAACATGAGAGTGAAGAAATTATTCAACAGGCGATGGAGTTATTGATGAATGAACTTGAGTTGTTGAAGACTGTACTTGTGGACTCGTCGGGAAGCGAAAACAAGACTTTTGATGTTACAGCCTATGAAGCCTTCTCTAAAAACGAGCTGTTGGCGATGATTAACTTTGATATGAAGGTCCTTCTTTCCTGTGTTTCTCTTGGAGGGAGAAAAAGTCTGAGTGACGTACCGAAAATTGCTGCCTTGTATCTTAAGAGGTCAGAGAAGTTAATTTCCTTTGTTTTCGAAAAGCTGAATCCTTTTGAGTCATATGTTGATGCGTGTTCGGAGTTGCAAGTCAGCATTATGAGGATGTTAGAGTGTTTAGCTGCAGTTGAGCTCCTTAGCAACTGTTCCGTGCTAATTCAGCCGGGCAGCAAGCTTCTTAAAGAAACGAATTATGGGAAGACACCAGTTAAGCATACATTTTTTACCATGGTAGTTGAGCATCTAAGGAAATACAGCTTAACGATGGTTAAAGCTCTTCGTTTTTCATCCCCTCTTGATGTAAAGCTAGCGTCGCTTGAATGGATTCAGAAATTCTGTGAGAACCTAATGGCAATATCGAAGAATCTGAATATGGGTGCTTACTTCTGTGAAACATTTCCGTATGCTGGTGCAGTTAGAGATATAATAATGGCGGTTTTAGATGCTGCATTTGATAGTGAACCGAAAGTGAGGAGTTTGTCTGCAAAGGTTTTAGAGCTGCTTCTAGTGGTAAAGCTGATACACCCAATTTCATTTTACTCCCTTGCTGAGATCCTCCTTGAAAAGATTGGAGATCCAGATACGAGTATAAAGAATGCATTCATTAAGTTGCTATCTCATCTCTTGCCAGCTACCCAGTATGTTTGTGGCATGCACAGTGAGGTCGAACATATGGCTCTTAGGCCCGAAGTTCTTATGCTAGGAAACGGTTACTTGCATTGGAAGCAAGTCTTTGCACTTAAGCAACCTGACCATCATTTTCAGTCGCAGCAACTTGTCTCTGTCTTGAATTATGTTTCCCAGAGATGGAAAGTTCCTTTTTCTTCTTGGATCCAAGGGCTTATTAATGCTTTTCAGGGAACAAAGGATACGGATGATGGGCATCCTGATGAAAACCTTATCAAGAATGGGTGGTTGGCGATAAAAGCTGAGAAAGGCTCGATTGAGGGAATCTGCTTGGCGAATAACCTGGCAGGCGCTTGGTGGGCTGTGCATGAAGCTGCTAGGTTTTGTGTTAGCACACGTCTCCGTACTAACTTTGGTGGCCCTACTCAAACTTTTGCAGTCCTAGAGCGAATGCTTTTGGACATCACAACTGTGCTGCAGGTTGATAGCGAGCAAAATGTTGTTGGCTCATCTGGTGCCCATCTCTTACCAATGAGGTTACTGTTGGATTTTGTAGAGGCGTTGAAAAAAAACGTGTACAATGCGTATGAGGGGACTGCTGTTTTATCCTCAGCGCCTCAACAAAGTGTCCTGTTTTTCCGAGCCAACCGTAAAGTTTGCGAAGAATGGTTTTCTCGAATATCTGAACCAATGATGAATGCTGGTATATCACTCCAGTCTCACAATGCCACGGTTGAGTATTGCACATTGCGACTTGAGGAGCTTAAAAGTCGTGCAATACTAGTGAAGAAAGAAAAGTTTAAAGTACAGGCTCAGATAACTTCGGACATCTCAGGAATTTTGCGGAAAATGTCATTGGCTTTGAGTCAGAATCATGATACACATGCTCTGCTTGGCGTTAACAAATGGGTATCAATGAATTTAGCTCCTTTGGTCGCAGAAGAAAGTGACAATCAGAAGCGCAGTGATGAATTGACGTTGTTTCCATGGATCACAGGGTTGATTTATCAGTCAGATGGACGATATGAGAAAGCGGCTGCATATTTTGCTCACCTACTAGAGGAAGAGGACTGTCTCAGCTCTATGGGTTCTGATGACATTCATTTTGTAATTGAACGGATAATTGAGAGTTATGCTGCTTTATCTGATTGGAAATCTCTAGATTCCTGGCTTTTAGAGTTGCAGGCTCTTCGTGCAAGGCATGCGGGAAAAAGCTTTTCAGGTTCTTTGACTGCTACTGGAAATGAAATGAATGCAATACGGGCCTTGGCACGCTTCGATGAAGGCGATATTCAGGGGGCATGGGCGTGTCTTGATTTAACGCCTAAAACTAGTGCTGAGCCGTCACTTAACCCAAAGCTGGCCTTGCAAAGAAGTGAACAGATGCTTCTGCAGGCAATGCTTTTCCAAGCTGAGGGAAGTATTCAAAAGGTTTCACATACTTTACAGAAGGCCCGATCAATGCTAGATGAAACCTCACTGGCTCTTTCATTTGACGGATTATCCGAGACAGCGCCATATGCTACACAGTTGCATTGCCTCTATGCTTTTGAAGAGAGTCATCAGATGAGAGAGAGTGAACCTAAGCAGAAACACAATAATTTGATGTTAAGCTCCTGCGTCTGGTCAATGCAGTCTATGATCAATAGAATTCATCGTGATTGCAGCCCTTGGTTAAAAGTTTTACGGACTTATAGGACAATATCGCCGACAGCCTGGGTTACTCTAAAGCTTTGCATGGACTTGTTTGGATTTGCTCGCAAACAAGGAAATTTCTTGCTTGCAAATCATCTTAAAGTCTATTTGAATGATCATGTATCCAGTTGTGATGAGGTTAAGCTGCGGGACTTTCTTATATCAAATTTGCAGTACCAGGGAGCCTTGCTGATGTATGAGGAAAACAAAATTCAAGATGCTGTTGTGGATCTTTGGTCGTTTGTACAGCCAGAGGTAACTGCGTTACATCCAGTATGTTTGGATACTGGTGTGTCCTTCTTAAAGGCAAAAGCATGCCTAAAACTTGCAACTTGGCTCAAAGGGGATGCTAGTTCTCTGGATTTGGAAAAGGTCGTCTTTAAGATATCAGCAGATTTTAACAGAACTGAGATTCCTTCATCTGTAAGTAGCGAGCCTTTGGTATACGAGAGCTCAAAACCAAGCATAAAGGCTATCAGTGAGGAGATGATTGGCACGGTTACAAAAGTGTCTACCCAACTTTGTTCTGCGATGGGAAAATCATGGATTTCATATGCTTCTTGGTGTTTTCGTCAGGCAACAGAGTCTTTTAGCAAATCTAATGAGTCCACCATCCACACATCCTTCTCTTCAAGAATACTTGCTCAAGAGCTCCAACCTGGAACGTTTCGCTTGACTGAAGATGAGACTCAATCGGTGGAGTCTATTGTTATGCAGTTTCTTCAGAACGATGAGTCCACGGATCTCACAAACATTGGGCAAGATGGAAACCATCATACAACTACTGCAGACCATTCCGAAGCAAGGATGAAAGCATTGCAGAAGCAAGTCATTGAAACGATAGAAAACGCCGCTGCAGCTCCTGGTGGAGAAGGTTGTGATTGGGATAGTCTCTCTGTTCATCTAGCTTCCCAGTTAACTGATACACTGCTCTGCGCAAAGGAAAATGGGGAAGATACTGATATAGCACCTATTGTTAAAAGGCTGATTGAAGTTTGGTGGTCGCTGAGAAAAAGACGGGTATCCCTCTTTGGGCATTCAGCACTTGGTTTCACACAGTACCTTcgttattcatcaaaaaatctacGCACTAGTGAGTTTACAGGCGTAGACTATGATCCACTGAACAAAAAAGCTGGTAGCCATACATTAAGATCAACACTGTATATTTTGCACATCCTTCTGAACTACGGAGTGGAGTTAAAAGATACGCTGAGACATGCTCTTTCGATGGTTCCCTTGGAGCCTTGGCAG GAAGTAACACCTCAGCTTTTTGCTCGGTTGAGCTCTCACCCCGAGGAGGTGGTGCGAAAAGAAATAGAAGGCTTACTGATAATGCTGGCGAAGTTGTGCCCTTGGTCCATAGTGTATCCAACACTTGTCGACGTGAATGCTTGTGACGAGAAGCCATCTGAAGAGCTGTTGCACGTAAAGGCCTGTCTG GCTGAACTATATCCAAGATTAATCCAAGATGTGCAGCTTATGCTTAATGAGCTGGGGAATGTGACTGTCCTTTGGGAGGAACTGTGGCTCAGCACACTGCAAGATCTCCATATGG ATGTAATCAGGCGGATAAACCTGCTGAAAGAAGAGGCTGCTCGTGTTTCAGAAAATGTTACTCTAAGCCAGAGTGAGAAGAATGATATAAATGCTGCAAGATATTCTGCAATGATGGCCCCTATTGTTGTTGCACTGGAACGTCGCTTGGCTTCAACCTCTAGGAAGCCTGTAACACCTCATGAGGTTTGGTTCTATGAGGAGTACATAGAACGTCTAAATTCAGCAATATTGACATTTAAAACTCCTCCCTCGCCTGCTGCTCTGGGGGAAGTCTGGCGTCCTTTTGATAGTATTGCCACGTCTCTGGCTTCTCATCAAAAGAAGTCATCAATATCTCTAAAGGAAGTTGCTCCTAGTTTGTCTTTGTTATCATCCTGTAACATTCCAATGCCTGGCCTGGAGAAGCAACCCACGTTGTCTGAATCTGACACTTCACTCCAGGGAATAGTCACTGTTTCTTCTCTTTCAGATCATGTGACGATCCTTCCAACCAAGACACGACCTAAAAAGCTTATTATGATTGGCTCAGATGGaaagaaatatatttatctCTTAAAAGGCAGGGAAGACTTGCGCCTTGACGCTAGAATTATGCAATTGCTTCAGGCAATTAACACTTTCTTCTGCTCCTCTCGAGCTACAGATGGTGGTACTATTGGCATTCGCTATTATTCTGTCACTCCTATTAGTGGTAGAGCTGGTCTAATCCAGTGGGTAGACAATGTTATAAGCATATATAGCATTTTCAGGTCTTGGCAGACACGTGCCAAGCTTTCCCAAATGCCACCATCAGCTCCTGGTAGTGCAAAAAGTCCAGATCTACCACCTGTTCCTCGACCAAGTGATATGTTTTATGGGAAAATGATTCCGGCCCTAAAGGATAAAGGTATAAGAAGAGTGATTTCACGAAGAGACTGGCCTCATGATGTTAAGCGTCAAGTACAATTGGATCTTATGAAGGAGGTGCCAAAACAACTACTGCACCGGGAACTTTGGTGTGCTAGTGAAGGGTTCAAAGCCTTCGCAACAAAGTTTAAAAG GTACTCTGGTAGTGTCGCAGCTATGAGTATAGTTGGTCACATGCTCGGCCTTGGGGACAGACATTTGGATAACATCCTCATGGACTTTTGTAGCGGGGATGTGGTACATATAGATTACAATGTCTGTTTTGATAAAGGGCAACGGCTTGAAGTTCCTGAGATAGTACCATTTCGGTTAACCCAGACAATGGAAGCTGCGTTAGGGTTGACAGGTGTTGAAGGCACATTTAGAGCAAATTGTGAAGCTGTTCTTGGTGTTCTGAGGCAAAACAAGGATACACTTTTGATGTTGATGGAGGTTTTTGTTTGGGACCCACTTGTTGAGTGGACCCGAGGAAATTCCCATGATGATGCTGCCATTGGTGGTGAGGAAAGAAAAGATATGGAGGTTGCCGTTAGCTTGAGTTTGTTTTCATCAAGAGTGCAAGAAATTCGTGTTCGGCTGCAG GAGCATCATGATCTTTTACTGGCTGCGTTGCCTGCTGTTGAATTGTCTCTGGAG CGGTTTTCCAAGGTGCTGAATCAATATGAGATCGCATCATCTGTTTTTCTTCAAGCTGATCAAGAAAGGTCAAAACTCAGTCTTCGCGAGACGTCTGCGAAGACTACAGTTGCAGAAGCAACTTGCAATTTAGAAAACATCCGTGCTTCTTTTGAGATTCAAGCTCAAGAATTTTCTCGAGCAAAAGCCTTGGTCTCTGAAAAAGCTCAAGAGACAGCTGTTTGGATGGAGCAGCGTGGAAAGATCCTTGGTGCCTTACGAAGAGATATGATTCCTGAAATTACTGCCCCCACAGTGTTGACGGACATATTGGGTTCTTTGTCCTTGACATCTGCTGTTCTGGTTGCTGGAGTTCGACTGACTGTAGTTCCGGAGCCAACACAAGCACAATGCAACAATATTGACAAAGAAATTTCTCTTCTAGTCAACGATCTCAGTGACGGCCTCTCCTCTGCTTTGGCTGCACTTCAAACATATTCTTTGGCTTTGCAAAGAATTTTACCTCTGAACTACCATACAACAAGTCAGGTATATGATTGGGCGCAAGTCTTGCAGTTAGCTGCGCGTGCTCTGTCTACGGATATCTTGTCCCTTGCCAAAAGACAGGCTGGTGAACAATATGCAAAAGTACACGGGGATGACTCTCAATCTGTCAGGAACTGCTACGATGATCTGTGGCGTAAAGTTGAAAAGTATGCAGATGATGTAAAGAAGTTGGAGGAAGAGTATGCAGAACTGGAAGCCTCAAGTGGAACGGGACCTGAATCGAAGGCCAAGAATCGTCTCTTCTATGGTTTGATTAATTATATGCAGTCGCCAGGATTTGTGGAAAGCACCAATGCTGGTTTATCTGATAAATATGAGGCAGCCAAAAGAGTCAATCTTCAGGACTCTGGAAAAAGAACGCTTAAAGATTCTGGAGAAAGAACGTTGAAGGCATTGGATTTGTTACACACATCCATCAGTTCACTCTATGATCGGTCAAAGGAAAAAGTACACTATATTTTGAATGCTTCGACGGAAAGAAATGATTTAAATGAAAGCCTTGTATCCGAATCTAGGAGTCTGAGCACTAATTTAGAGGCGCAGATAGAGATGTGCATGATAGTAGTGGACTTTCTTAACGAGGTAAAACATTATGCTGGTCAGGAGATTTCTAGTGTGGGAGAAAGTTTGGCTGGGTCTGCTCACCGTGTTGAAGAGAACTGGGCTTTGATCTTCCACAGAACCTTGCTTTCATCGAAGACTTTAATTGCACAAATGACAGACGTTGTTGTACCTGATGTTCTTAAAACGTACTTGTTAAGTAATTCAGATCTCATGGATGCCTTTGGATTGATCTCTCAGGTCCGTGGATCCATAGATACTGCACTGGAGCAACTCGTAGAGATAAAGGTGGAAAGAGATTCCTTGGTTGAACTTGAGCAAGACTACTTGAAAAAGATTGGCCATATCACTGAGGGGCAGCTAGCTCTTGAAAAAGCAGCTTTGAAAAGCAGGGAACATCTATCCTGGGAAGAGGTTGAGGAATTTGCTTCTCAAGGAGAGGCTTGCCGGACACAGCTTGACCAACTTAAACAATCATGGGGCCAGAGACTATCATTGCTCGTAAAGAAAGAAGAGCAGGTTAAAAATGCTCTTGTCTCAGCTGAGAAACAGTTTCGGCTGCTCACTAATGCAGATGAATGCAAGAAGCTTAATAATCTCAGAATTTCAGGGATATTGGTTGAATTGGTTAAGCCTTTCAGGGAATTGGAACAGCTAGACAAAAAGTTATCCTCCTTAAGCAGCTCAGCTGTTTCTATGTCAGATTTGCTCCCTGCTCTAGGGAATCTCCTCAGCTGTGAGCAGTCACCAGCTGAGAGCATATGGCGTTTCAGAAATGTACTTAATGATCATTCCTTCTTCATCTGGAAAGTAGGCATCATATATTCATTCCTTGATTCATGCATACATGATGCTACCCTGTCAGTGGATCAGACATTAGGATTTGAGCAGCTAATTCTCTTTATAAAGAAGAAGTTTGAGTTCCAACTTCAAGAACGGGTAGATTGCTACCTAGCAGGAAGCGTTGCTCCTGCGTTTTTATCTCAGATGGATAAAGAAAACGAGCGTTTGAAACACTTCTCAGAGGAAAGAAGTACTACAGAGGATCAAGTGAAGCCAGAATATAGTCATCTGAAACAAGTCCATACAATGCTCGAGGAATATTGCAATGCTCATGAAACTACTATCGCTGCAAAATCAGCAGCGTCTCGTAAGAAAAAACAAGTTAAGGACATAACTGATGCTCTTCGTCGGACAAGCCTTGATATTGTTCAAATGGAATGGATGAACGACGCTACATTGACCCCTTCACAGAACATTAGGACTTCATTGCAACAAGTATTTGTCAGTGATGATAAATTTTATTCTAGTTTCTTAGACCTCAACAGAGCTAAGTTGCTGGAAACTATACGTTCTGCTATTCCCCAAATAACTAGGTCGATAGAAAGACTACAAGCTTGCGAGAAAAACTCAATCGCAGCCGAAGGACAACTAGAGAGAGCGATTGGGTGGGCTTGCGGTGGATCTAGTTCTGTTGCAGCTGGAAATTCTTCGGCCAAGATGTCTGGTATTCCTACCGAGTTTCATGACCATTTGTCAAGACGCAGGCAGTTGCTTTGGGATGCTAGAGAGAGAGCATCAAACGTTGCCAAAATCTGCATGTCTCTTCTGGAGTTTGAAGCATCCAGAGATGGAATTTTCAGAAATCCGTGTGAGGCTCTTGAGGGTGATCCGAGAATCAGGGGGGACTCCAGGGCATGGCAGAAAACTTATATGAACTTAGTTGCGCGACTGGAGGTTACTTATCAATCCTTCACAC ATGTTGAACAAGAATGGAAACTTGCACAAAGCACCTTGGAAGCTGCTTCGACTGGTCTATATTCTGCCACAAATGAGCTTTCTATTGCTTCTGTGAAAGCTAAGTCTGCGTCAG GTGATCTGCAAAGTACTATTCTGTCAGTGAGGGATTGCACACATGAAGTTAGTGTTGCATTAGCTTCTTTTCTCCGGGCATCAAGAGGCCACACTGCTTTGACCACTGAAACTGGTGCACTGCTCAAAGAG GTTCTCGCAACAACAGGGGATCTGCATGATGTTCATAGTTTGGGAAAGGAGGCAGCCACTTTACACCGTTCTCTCGTGGATGATCTTTCAAAG gcAAATGCAATCCTTGTTCCGCTAGATTCAACTTTGTCAAAGGATAATGCTCTTATTGCTGAAGTACTGGCCAGGGAAAGCGAGACAGACATTGAAGTTTCGTCCATTCATGGACAAGCTATATATCAATCTTATGGTGAAAAAATTGGAGAGATCTATCAGAACATTAGACCTTTGGTACCATCTGTTGCATCTTCGGTGAAGGGTCTATATCCAATGTTAACTAGGCTCGCACAAATTGCAAGTGAACAGTCTGAGGTTCAAAGTGATGTTATTGCTTCTCCTCCAACACGGACACATACTCGAACCACAAGAG GTAAAAATGCTTATGCACTGTCGGTTCTCAAGTCCATGGAGATTAAGATAGATGGTCGAAATATTGCTGATAACAG GGAGGTTAGTGTTCCAGAGCAAGTGGATTATCTAATCAAGCAAGCCACAAGTGTTGATAACCTCTGCAACATGTATGAAGGTTGGACTCCGTGGATTTAG